Below is a window of Ananas comosus cultivar F153 linkage group 9, ASM154086v1, whole genome shotgun sequence DNA.
ccaaccctctctacacctcTCTTCTCTGTCTCAAGAAAAGAGAACCCTAGAGAGCAAAAAAAATGAGAACTCTCTCATTCTAAACACAAAAAGAATCCTCTCTTAACATCACTTGGCCCAATATACCAAATGGGTCAACTAATGCTCAAACCAATTACTAACTAACCTATTACATGAGTTGTTGaaccaaacccaaaataaaaccaactaggctaataagtgaatttgatatcactaacccaacagaatataaaaaaatattaaaatagaattttctagcAGCTTAAactttcagaaaaaaataattatttaatattatttcacACGGTATTAAAGCTAAAGGTTTTGATCTCCtagctttatttaattttctggcAAAATTAATCTACTTATATGGGCTTGAGGGAGTGAtggatgcaaaaaaaaaaagaggagtaaAATACCGTTCTTTGGCAGCTTAATGAAGCTTTCCGAAAAAAGTGGTTTCATGTTTTTTCGCGACTTTAACATATATACAGTAATCCCCTATTCTCTAGAAGCTTAAATTGGTAGGAAtcattggttttttttttcccacactATAATGCCTGAAATTTTGATTGTGTCAGTGAGACATTTGATAATGCAAAAGTTCCGGGGTATCCCCGCTACCAAACGCAGCTTAGGCACTGGTTGCATCCTGTTGACATCTTGTATACTTCCAATCCTGATTTCTTAGCAGAGTAAATGCACCCATTAAATGCACCCATTCACTTTAATTTTCAATACCTATAACAATTGAATAATTTGATCTTATGAATCGATTTTCCTTATAATATGCTGTTTCACGAGACAGGTGATgttatttgttaaatttaatatatatgttcATGGTAAATCATATAAAATCAGAATAGTAACCTTGAGGAGGTGCCGGTGTGGACCACTAGGTATCTCAACGACATGTTATGATGTCCCCACAATATCTTCTTGCTGCATATTGAAgcaaaaatttctaattggatCTTCTGTTTTCTATGCTCACTTTTGTTTATGCTTGAAACGTTCTATATGCGTGAATGTATATTAAGTTCTACTACTAGAATCTCTAGACATTTTGGTTGTGGCTTATGCTTCTCGATCAGAGAAGCTATTCTAGAAATCAAACCAAAGAGGTACTGTGTCAGAGGGGTACAGGTTTCTAAATTTAATTCTTACCTgtattttctcttttgtttgcgatattttgttcttatttcTTTGGTGGGTCAACTGTGTGCAGACTGGTGATGAGATCAGAAGATGGGAAAGAGCTCAGATCTTTCAGATTTGAGGATGAAGCCCCTGGGTAAAATTgcatattatttctttttgttgtaCTAATGATGGTAATAAAGTTGAATTTGTGAATTCTTTAGCTGAAAGCCTGAAATAGTTTTGGACTGCATCCACCGTAGTTCAATTAATACAGGTcctaaactattttattttctctggCATTTGAGGACCTTGAAAGTCGTTGTTACCTTTTAAACAGAATATTCTCTttcttaacaaaatatttttacgacTTTTGACTAACCATTACGTCTAATAGATTTTGactgaaattcaaaaattagtTCGCTGAGAGGCTCAAacctaaaatattttaaccatGCAGTTACAGATACATGTACCTAATGTGTTTCAACCTTCAAGCTATCTGATGCTAGTCTTCTACAGGCAAGAATTGCGGGCAGTAGAAAGGAGAGTTCTTGTGGAGACTCTAGCTGGGAGATTACCTCCAAACACAATTTCCTTTTCTTCGAGATTGAGATCGATTGCATGGCAAGGGAAAGATGGTATTCTTCTGGAGCTAGATGATGGTCGCCGAGTACTTGCTAAGGTATTTTAAAACAACTTAACATGTTTTCCCTTTTTCGTTTGTAATGCCTAGGTAATTATAATTTACATGGTTGATTTGCATTTCCTTTGCAACATATAGTGGTGGATATTTTATATTCCATATGTAACATTTCAACACAATTGTTTCTTATCTTCTCTGTTAGGAACAGGTTAACTACAAACCAATCTATATGACAAGTTCTAATCTCCTTCTATGTAAAGCAGATTAACTTACAAATGTTTGAGCAATCTTAAGGAAGTTAATAAGGAAATTGTAGTGTTGTGTAACTTGTGTTACTGTAACATTGATTGATCCAAGGGACTAATGGTTTTGAGAGTaaaaaagagatagagatacAAGGATAAATAAACTGTGTACATATGAGATAGGCCGCACGGAAATAAAAACATGAGGATGCTTTATTAAAAATCAAGATGGCTTCATGATTTTCCACGAAATTCCAATTTACAATGAATAGTGCCGGAtattagtagggatgtcaatgtgTCAGATTCGGGGTGGATTTTCAAAACCTGAACTTGACTACAaacccgaaatccgaacccgaaacaattatttctctttaccacATCTCAACAAACTATTCTCGATTTTGACCATGCTATGCATCAATCTAGTAGCTTATCTACTGTCTACTGGTCCTCATCAATCTTCTCTATTTCCATGCATATGATGCAGTGTATAGTGTATTAAGCAGTAATCTCGAATGGTTCTCTTAACATATGACGAGCATATGCATAAATCGACGGCACTTGTGTACATATCATGTATGTGGatctttttttgcatttatgtGTATGTTCCCCATTCTTTCTTAAGGCCTCTCTTATTTAAACTGGAGTTATTGTAAAAATGCTATTTGAGTAGAGTTGCTCATTACGATAATATCATTTTTCGAAAATCCCTTCCTCCGAAAGCTTCTCGCTGCAATACAAACAGAAGCTTTAAATTGCTGCTTCTTCCTTGAACCTAGAagcgcatcgtggttttctgcACCAGCGAAAGCTACGGGCTCTTGTTCCTGACTGCCCGATTGCTTCTTTCTTGGAGAGGAGAAGTTTATTCTAGAAGTCGGGCCAATGGGGTTCTTAATCTTAATCACGCACAAAATGTTTTTGAAGCAAGCTTGGAATTTACTCAACCTATCATGTTATTTTACCGAATCCTCTGTTACAGATTGTGATTGGCTGTGATGGTGTCAACTCACCAATAGCAAAGTGGATGGGGTTTTCCGAGCCTAAGTATGCGGGACACTCTGCTTTTCGTGGTCTTGGACAATATCCTGAAGGCCAACAATATGAGTCAAAGGTGAACTACTTCTATGGAAGGGGCCTCCGTGCGGGCTTTGTTCCAGCTTCTCCTACTAAAGTTTATTGGTTCATCTGCTTCAACAGCCAATCCCGAGGTCTCTCTTTTTTCTGTTCTTTGATATGTGGCTATACTATTTGCTTGAATATCAGTTGCGtatttcattttatatatagatagaaTGCACTTGACTTTACATAGGGATAGTCAAATATGGTTTTGATGAAAAATATCTTTCCCTTAACATTAACACACTTTTGCAAACTACCatctgaaatttgacgagtaaaCAACACTGCACGAACATTTGGTTTCTGTGATGATCTCTTCATTAATAGCCATTATATCACATTACAACGAAAAAATATTTGCAACTAATTTAAGCTCATGTAggtatttaaaagaaaaagggtaaatATTTGAACCTTTACGGGTTACGTGACAGCCATGCTCTAAAGGTAGTTACAAAATCCACGGAAATTAGGGATGGATGGTTTGATTACATGGATAATTTgcgtttgtaattttttaaccttttataTTCATATTGTGATTTAGCATGCGGCCTTCCGCGCTACAGGTTATGAAGTTGTCGATGAGgctaaaattaaactaaaaatttacaTGTACTGTCTAATTGTGTAAGGCACGTGCTTGCTGTTGAAATCTTACGATATATTATGTCTTGGTCGGTCAAGTGCTCTTTCATGTTTGGCTGGCCTGTCAGGGAGTCCAGAAAAGTGCTATTTGAAAAATACAATTCGACAAAGCACTAATGGTTTCTCATTAACATCAGAAGGTTCAGGTTTGAAGTTTTCAATTTAGGTGTCCCAAAAGCTTGTTTAAGTTCCTTGGAGTAAGGAAAGCTTCTTTAATTTTAGCTTCGTGCCGCTTGTGTTTCGTAAAGAAGCTGTTTCAAAGGCTTGTTAACTGAATTCTTTGATCCAACATTCCAAACAGGACCGTGGATAGCCGATCCATCAGCCCTCAAGAAAGAGGCCTTGGATCTTGTTCAAACTTGGCCGCAGGAGCTCCTCGACATCATACACAACACCCCCGACGACGCCATCGTCAAGAACCCGTTCGTCGACCGCTGGCTCTGGCCAGGCCTCAGCCCATCGCCAGTTGCAGCAGCTTCGAACGGCGGTGGCAGtgcggtggcggtggtggcCGGGGATGCGTGGCACCCCATGACGCCCAACCTTGGCCAGGGCGCGTGCTGCGCTCTAGAAGATGCCGTCGTCCTTGCTGGAAAGCTTGCACCGGCACTCGCAGGCAGCAGAGGAGCAGTGGCGGCAGCACTGGGGGAGTATGCGCGGGAGCGTTGGGCGAGAGTGTTTCCCTTAACGGCGCGTGCCGGACTTGTCGGATCTTTGCTGCAGTGGGAGAATCCAATAGTGTATGCTTTTAGGAATAAGGTAATGATTCCCAGGTTGGCTCGATTGGGGCCATTACTGAAGCACACAAACTTCGAATCTGAGGTGTTGGAGACCATTGCATCCAAGTGAAGCCACACATGATTTCATATTCATAGGGAGGTAAAGATTACATACACAATTTGAGTTATAAACCATTTATAAGATGATGTATGTTCGAACTTTTTAATTTGGTACCCATAGGTTTCGTAATTTTGAATTCAGT
It encodes the following:
- the LOC109715113 gene encoding uncharacterized protein LOC109715113; protein product: MASSISSSALRLLGRAGRLRRSGEPYFALSPISASSSSSSLSTTTAPLMEKEKEKEKEKEKEEEVVIVGGGIAGLATALALRRLGIAAAVLEQGASLRSGGTSLTLSTNGWRVLDALGVADELRAKFLRIQGLVMRSEDGKELRSFRFEDEAPGQELRAVERRVLVETLAGRLPPNTISFSSRLRSIAWQGKDGILLELDDGRRVLAKIVIGCDGVNSPIAKWMGFSEPKYAGHSAFRGLGQYPEGQQYESKVNYFYGRGLRAGFVPASPTKVYWFICFNSQSRGPWIADPSALKKEALDLVQTWPQELLDIIHNTPDDAIVKNPFVDRWLWPGLSPSPVAAASNGGGSAVAVVAGDAWHPMTPNLGQGACCALEDAVVLAGKLAPALAGSRGAVAAALGEYARERWARVFPLTARAGLVGSLLQWENPIVYAFRNKVMIPRLARLGPLLKHTNFESEVLETIASK